In the genome of Gordonia rubripertincta, one region contains:
- a CDS encoding HAD-IIA family hydrolase: MSDRDRPRRDGRGERDTRDQQESRGQGGPRGQRGSRVQGNSSRGDSSRGRRPDRPGRERGDGGRRQQGPPLPDDVNASDLDPEVRRDLLTLDKANAEIVAKHLVMVARLLLEEPAVALEHARAARGRASRVGVVRETTGIAAYNAGEWQESATELRAARRITGNNALLPLIADCERGLGRPERAVEIARGDEGRALTGEEATEMRIVEAGARIDLGEPEKAVVTLQAENLKPGQVGTGPARLFYAYASALYASGRRDEAITWFMNAAAADIDDVTDAEFRLTELANDDAPGGDDEPGVDGVDVLADSAVSATGQASPEPATAEPATAEPVRAEPAPAESIATPEPTAAPEPVAEPEPVAAPEPVTPEPVTAPEPVTPEPATASEPADTDTIDNLEGTADLSAASSYVDEDSAGSQALVDRYDALLLDLDGTVFAGHQALPNAVDTLDRLDIPRFFVTNNASRRPAEVAAHLRELGFDATDDLVVTSAQSGARLLSEHLPPGSRALVIGTDGLAQEVREVGIGVTRSADDRPAAVIQGHSTETGWAQLSEAALAIRAGALWVATNVDATLPSERGLLVGNGSMVAALRSATGKEPLVAGKPAAPLMADAIARAASSLPLVVGDRLDTDIEGAHAVGIESALVLTGVSTVTDLLAAPPKQRPTYVIDDLAGVFDDVDAVRVSDQPGWTVTVDASTVTISGSGDEIALVPALAAATWAAVDAGTADPEELRFRAEGPTRDKLASLGVTLVG; this comes from the coding sequence GCCGGCAGCAGGGCCCGCCGCTGCCCGATGACGTCAACGCGTCGGATCTCGATCCGGAAGTTCGACGTGACCTCCTGACCCTCGACAAGGCGAATGCCGAGATCGTGGCCAAACACCTGGTCATGGTTGCGCGCCTGCTCCTCGAAGAGCCGGCCGTCGCGCTCGAACATGCTCGCGCCGCACGAGGCCGTGCGTCACGTGTGGGCGTCGTCCGAGAGACCACCGGTATCGCCGCGTACAACGCCGGCGAATGGCAGGAGTCCGCCACCGAGCTCCGTGCTGCCCGTCGTATCACCGGGAACAACGCTCTGCTGCCGCTCATCGCCGACTGCGAGCGTGGTCTCGGACGTCCGGAACGTGCTGTCGAGATCGCCCGTGGCGACGAGGGCCGTGCGCTCACCGGTGAGGAAGCCACCGAGATGCGGATCGTCGAAGCCGGTGCACGCATCGACCTCGGTGAGCCGGAGAAAGCGGTCGTCACGCTGCAGGCCGAGAACCTCAAACCGGGTCAGGTGGGAACCGGGCCGGCACGCCTCTTCTACGCCTACGCATCGGCGCTGTACGCGTCCGGTCGCCGCGACGAGGCCATCACCTGGTTCATGAACGCGGCCGCCGCCGACATCGACGATGTCACCGACGCCGAGTTCCGCCTGACCGAGCTCGCGAACGACGACGCACCGGGGGGAGACGACGAGCCCGGGGTCGACGGCGTCGATGTTCTGGCTGACAGCGCGGTGTCGGCCACCGGACAGGCGAGCCCTGAACCAGCGACTGCTGAGCCGGCGACTGCAGAGCCCGTGCGCGCAGAGCCCGCGCCGGCCGAGTCGATCGCGACTCCGGAGCCGACAGCGGCACCCGAGCCGGTTGCCGAACCGGAACCGGTCGCTGCACCTGAGCCGGTGACGCCTGAGCCGGTTACCGCACCTGAACCGGTCACTCCAGAGCCCGCTACGGCATCGGAACCCGCCGACACCGACACGATCGACAACCTGGAAGGGACCGCCGACCTCTCGGCGGCGTCGAGCTACGTCGACGAGGACAGCGCGGGGTCGCAAGCCCTCGTCGACCGGTACGACGCGCTGCTGCTGGACCTCGACGGGACCGTCTTCGCGGGCCATCAGGCGCTGCCGAATGCGGTCGACACCCTCGACCGGCTCGACATCCCTCGTTTCTTCGTGACGAACAACGCGAGTCGTCGTCCGGCCGAGGTCGCCGCACACCTTCGTGAGCTCGGCTTCGACGCCACGGACGATCTCGTCGTCACCAGTGCGCAGTCGGGGGCGCGGCTGCTGTCCGAGCATCTCCCTCCGGGTTCGCGGGCGCTGGTCATCGGCACCGACGGCCTGGCACAGGAGGTCCGTGAGGTAGGCATCGGGGTGACGCGCAGCGCCGACGACCGTCCCGCAGCCGTAATCCAGGGCCACTCGACCGAGACCGGCTGGGCGCAGCTGTCCGAGGCCGCACTGGCGATCCGGGCCGGTGCCCTCTGGGTGGCGACCAACGTCGACGCCACCCTGCCGTCCGAGCGCGGTCTACTGGTCGGCAACGGCTCGATGGTCGCCGCACTGCGCAGCGCCACCGGCAAGGAGCCCCTCGTCGCGGGCAAGCCTGCCGCCCCGCTGATGGCGGACGCCATCGCCCGTGCCGCGTCGAGTTTGCCGCTCGTCGTGGGCGACCGTCTCGACACCGACATCGAGGGCGCACATGCCGTCGGGATCGAGAGTGCGCTGGTCCTCACCGGCGTCAGCACGGTCACCGACCTGCTGGCCGCACCGCCGAAGCAGCGGCCCACCTACGTCATCGACGATCTGGCCGGCGTGTTCGACGACGTCGACGCGGTCCGCGTGAGCGACCAGCCGGGCTGGACCGTGACCGTGGACGCATCCACCGTGACTATCTCCGGCTCGGGTGACGAGATCGCTCTCGTCCCCGCTCTGGCAGCTGCCACCTGGGCCGCGGTCGATGCGGGCACCGCCGATCCGGAAGAACTGCGGTTCCGTGCCGAGGGCCCGACGCGGGACAAGCTGGCGTCGCTGGGTGTCACCCTCGTCGGCTAG
- a CDS encoding TlyA family RNA methyltransferase: MATRARLDAELVRRGLARSREQARELVDAGVVKVNGTVAAKAATGVTRDTPIVVVEAPKDDWASRGAHKLLGALEAFEPQGLTLAGRRCLDAGASTGGFTDVLLRRDVREVVAVDVGYGQLIWRLQNDDRVHVHDRTNVRHLEPEAIGGPVDVVVADLSFISLGLVLPAFARCAVPGADLLPMVKPQFEVGKDRVGSGGVVRDPALRAEAVLAVATEAAALGLETRGVVASPLPGPSGNVEFFLWLRKEPGGRAGEESGESDRVDPSASSDELRSMVERAVAEGPS, translated from the coding sequence ATGGCAACCAGAGCACGACTCGATGCGGAACTCGTCCGGCGTGGCCTGGCCCGCTCGCGGGAGCAGGCGCGCGAACTCGTCGATGCCGGCGTCGTGAAGGTCAACGGAACGGTGGCGGCCAAGGCTGCGACCGGCGTCACCCGGGACACCCCGATCGTCGTGGTGGAGGCGCCGAAGGACGACTGGGCGTCGCGCGGCGCCCACAAGCTCCTCGGGGCTCTCGAAGCGTTTGAACCCCAGGGTCTGACCCTGGCAGGTCGCCGGTGCCTCGACGCGGGTGCCTCGACCGGCGGCTTCACCGATGTTCTGCTGCGTCGCGACGTCCGAGAGGTCGTCGCCGTGGACGTCGGTTACGGACAACTCATCTGGCGCCTGCAGAACGACGACCGCGTGCACGTCCACGACCGCACCAACGTCCGGCATCTCGAACCGGAGGCGATCGGCGGTCCGGTGGACGTCGTGGTCGCCGACCTGTCGTTCATCTCGCTGGGACTCGTCCTACCTGCGTTCGCTCGTTGTGCGGTGCCGGGTGCCGATCTGCTGCCCATGGTCAAGCCGCAGTTCGAGGTGGGGAAGGACCGCGTCGGCTCGGGTGGCGTCGTGCGCGATCCCGCACTGCGTGCCGAGGCCGTGCTTGCCGTGGCGACCGAGGCGGCCGCTCTCGGGCTCGAGACCCGTGGTGTGGTGGCCAGTCCGCTGCCGGGCCCGTCGGGCAACGTCGAGTTCTTCCTCTGGCTGCGCAAGGAGCCCGGTGGCCGGGCGGGCGAGGAGTCGGGGGAGAGCGATAGGGTCGACCCGTCGGCCTCGTCCGACGAGCTCCGCTCCATGGTCGAGCGTGCGGTCGCGGAGGGTCCGAGCTGA
- a CDS encoding NAD kinase: MTDDSVAESAGAREFLVVAHTGRENVLETIEAIARHCGAAGVALRVVDHDTLDRDAPDHDVIYRNRDDQQSRPGNVPVDPDYLRSLGAVVEVTTAESASAEGCELVIVLGGDGTFLRAAELACPAGVPVLGINLGHIGFLAESEAHKVDEVMNQLIARDYRIEPRMTLEIDIVDPADPDPPTASSWALNEVAILNTSKNGVLELVTEVDGRPVSAFGADGVLVATPTGSTAYAFSAGGPVMWPDLEAILVVPNNAHALFARPMVTSPRSRIAVEVDKNGRSAVALCDGRRALDVPAGARVEVVRSDRSVNWIRIDSDPFADRLVTKFALPVTGWRGRQA; encoded by the coding sequence GTGACCGACGATTCGGTAGCCGAGTCCGCCGGTGCCCGCGAGTTCTTGGTGGTCGCCCACACCGGACGCGAGAACGTCCTCGAGACGATCGAGGCCATCGCCCGCCACTGCGGTGCCGCCGGTGTCGCCCTCCGGGTCGTCGACCACGACACCCTCGACCGGGACGCCCCCGACCACGACGTCATCTACCGCAACCGCGACGACCAGCAGTCGCGACCCGGGAACGTGCCCGTCGATCCCGACTACCTCCGGTCCCTGGGCGCCGTCGTCGAGGTGACCACCGCCGAGTCCGCATCGGCCGAGGGATGTGAGCTCGTGATCGTCCTCGGTGGTGACGGCACCTTCCTCCGTGCCGCCGAGTTGGCGTGCCCGGCGGGGGTGCCCGTCCTGGGCATCAACCTCGGGCACATCGGCTTCCTCGCCGAGTCGGAGGCGCACAAGGTCGACGAGGTGATGAACCAGCTCATCGCCCGCGACTACCGCATCGAACCGCGGATGACCCTCGAGATCGACATCGTGGACCCGGCCGACCCCGACCCGCCTACGGCGAGCAGTTGGGCGCTCAACGAGGTCGCGATCCTCAACACCAGCAAGAACGGTGTACTCGAACTCGTCACCGAGGTCGACGGGCGGCCGGTGTCGGCATTCGGCGCCGACGGCGTGCTGGTCGCGACCCCGACCGGGTCGACGGCCTACGCCTTCTCGGCGGGCGGCCCGGTGATGTGGCCCGACCTCGAGGCGATCCTCGTGGTGCCCAACAACGCACACGCGCTGTTCGCGCGGCCCATGGTGACGAGCCCGCGGTCGCGCATCGCGGTGGAAGTCGACAAGAACGGACGCTCGGCGGTGGCGCTGTGTGACGGCCGTCGAGCACTCGACGTGCCGGCCGGCGCCCGCGTCGAGGTCGTACGCAGCGATCGTTCGGTGAACTGGATCCGGATCGACTCCGATCCGTTCGCCGACCGGCTCGTCACCAAGTTCGCCCTCCCGGTCACGGGATGGCGAGGGAGGCAGGCATAG
- the recN gene encoding DNA repair protein RecN yields the protein MLEELSITGLGVIEEAQARFHPGFTVLTGETGAGKTMIVTSLHLLSGARADATRVRTGSAKAIVEGRFRLANAEGVQKDPVVADILDSTGAELDDDDTVIAVRSVSADGRSRAHLGGRSVPVGVMGQLTTAVLAIHGQNDQLRLLRPEHQRAALDTFGGSKASSALEAYRKARTAWVDILDELDARRANYRELAQEADRLRFGIDEIAAVDPLPGEDEDLTATIRRLSDLESIRGAADQAHHIVAGDSGSSVIEGLGSVRTLLEGAADDTLRGLVPRVSEALTVITDVGAELTAFTSSLPADADELDKLLARQAELKSLVRKYAPDVDGVIDWRHKAQARLAEIEDPRASIEELESAAATALEKVEAAAAKLHSLRVKAASSMADKVSKELKGLAMGDSALAVSVSPEPASPEDRLAITVAGTRAHAGADGADKVEFALVAHPGATPLPIAKSASGGELSRVMLALEVVLAAPTSGSVMVFDEVDAGVGGRAAVEIGKRLSRLARAHQVIVVTHLPQVAAFADNHLVIGKSKKGALVTSSVRTLDRDERVAELARMLAGLGESDTGRAHAEELLATAEAERAAH from the coding sequence GTGCTCGAAGAACTGTCGATCACCGGACTCGGTGTCATCGAGGAGGCGCAGGCGCGCTTCCATCCGGGCTTCACGGTGCTGACCGGCGAGACCGGCGCGGGCAAGACGATGATCGTCACCAGCCTGCACCTGCTGTCGGGTGCTCGTGCTGACGCGACCCGCGTCCGGACGGGTAGCGCCAAGGCGATCGTCGAGGGTCGTTTCCGGCTGGCGAACGCCGAGGGCGTGCAGAAGGATCCGGTGGTCGCCGACATCCTCGACTCCACCGGAGCCGAACTCGACGACGACGACACCGTGATCGCGGTGCGCTCGGTGAGCGCCGACGGGCGCTCCCGCGCTCATCTCGGTGGCCGTTCGGTCCCCGTCGGCGTGATGGGTCAGCTCACCACCGCGGTCCTGGCCATCCACGGACAGAACGATCAGTTGCGTCTGCTTCGTCCGGAGCATCAGCGTGCAGCTCTCGACACGTTCGGCGGATCGAAGGCATCATCTGCGCTTGAGGCCTACCGCAAGGCGCGGACCGCGTGGGTCGACATCCTCGATGAGCTCGATGCCCGTCGCGCCAACTACCGCGAGCTCGCACAGGAAGCCGACCGGCTCCGCTTCGGCATCGACGAGATTGCCGCGGTCGATCCGCTCCCGGGCGAGGACGAGGATCTGACCGCCACGATCCGGCGTCTGTCCGACCTCGAGTCCATCCGCGGGGCCGCCGATCAGGCACACCACATCGTCGCCGGCGACTCGGGATCATCGGTCATCGAGGGATTGGGCTCCGTCCGCACACTCCTCGAGGGCGCCGCCGACGACACCCTGCGAGGACTGGTCCCACGCGTCTCCGAGGCGCTCACCGTCATCACCGACGTCGGTGCCGAACTGACCGCGTTCACCTCGAGTCTCCCGGCGGATGCCGACGAACTCGACAAACTCCTGGCCCGCCAGGCCGAACTCAAGTCCCTCGTGCGCAAGTACGCGCCCGACGTCGACGGCGTCATCGACTGGCGGCACAAGGCGCAGGCCCGACTCGCCGAGATCGAGGACCCGCGGGCATCCATCGAGGAGCTCGAGTCCGCGGCCGCCACGGCGCTGGAGAAGGTCGAGGCCGCTGCGGCCAAACTGCACTCGCTGCGCGTCAAGGCGGCGTCGTCGATGGCGGACAAGGTGTCCAAGGAGCTGAAGGGCCTCGCCATGGGCGACTCGGCTCTGGCGGTCTCCGTCAGCCCCGAACCCGCCTCGCCCGAGGACCGGCTCGCGATCACGGTCGCCGGGACCCGCGCCCATGCCGGGGCCGACGGAGCCGACAAGGTCGAGTTCGCGCTTGTCGCGCATCCCGGGGCCACGCCGCTCCCGATCGCGAAGTCGGCGTCGGGCGGCGAACTGTCGCGTGTGATGCTCGCGCTGGAGGTTGTCCTCGCCGCTCCGACCTCCGGTTCGGTCATGGTGTTCGACGAGGTCGACGCCGGCGTCGGCGGTCGTGCGGCGGTGGAGATCGGCAAGCGTCTCTCGCGGCTGGCCCGAGCCCATCAGGTCATCGTGGTCACGCATCTGCCGCAGGTCGCGGCCTTTGCCGACAACCACCTCGTGATCGGCAAGTCCAAGAAGGGTGCGCTGGTCACCAGCAGTGTGCGGACCCTCGACCGTGACGAGCGTGTCGCCGAACTCGCACGCATGCTCGCCGGCCTGGGGGAGTCCGACACCGGACGTGCCCACGCCGAGGAACTTCTGGCCACCGCGGAGGCCGAACGGGCCGCGCACTGA
- the steA gene encoding putative cytokinetic ring protein SteA — translation MKMPALLARNTEELPGVTGIARIDKNTKRLLSRVGPGDIAILDEVDLDRVTADALVEANVVAVVNASRSITGRYPNLGPEVLVASGIVLLDDVGPEIFKRVKDGAKVRVHDDRLFVGERRLALGTELDERDIADIMIGAKAGLVDHLEAFSGNTIEFIRSESPLLIDGVGVPDIDVDLAGRHVIIVGEGADRAADLRALKPFIKEYQPVMVGVGTGADTLTKAGYKPAIIVGDPENIKTPTLKSGAQLVLPADTDGHAAGLERIQDLGIGATTFPAAGSAEDLALLLTDYHGADLIVTVGYPGTLDDFFDRSRRESNPSMFLTRLKVGQKLVDAKAVATLYRSRVSGAAIACVVLAALVAVIAALLLSNTGTDVTDWIVTQWNALFDWAREVWNR, via the coding sequence ATGAAGATGCCTGCACTGCTCGCGCGTAACACCGAAGAACTGCCTGGCGTGACCGGTATCGCCAGGATCGACAAGAACACCAAGCGGCTGCTCAGTCGGGTCGGCCCGGGTGACATCGCCATCCTCGACGAGGTCGACCTCGACCGCGTCACCGCCGACGCCCTCGTCGAGGCCAACGTCGTCGCGGTGGTCAACGCCTCGCGCTCGATCACCGGCCGCTACCCGAATCTCGGTCCGGAGGTGCTCGTCGCCTCGGGCATCGTGCTGCTCGACGATGTGGGCCCGGAGATCTTCAAGCGCGTCAAGGACGGCGCCAAGGTACGCGTCCACGACGACCGCCTGTTTGTCGGTGAACGTCGCCTGGCACTGGGCACCGAACTCGACGAGCGCGACATCGCCGACATCATGATCGGCGCCAAGGCAGGCCTCGTCGATCACCTGGAAGCCTTCTCGGGCAACACGATCGAGTTCATCCGCAGCGAGTCCCCGCTGTTGATCGACGGTGTCGGCGTGCCGGACATCGACGTCGACCTGGCCGGCCGACACGTCATCATCGTCGGCGAAGGCGCCGACCGTGCCGCGGATCTGCGCGCGCTCAAGCCGTTCATCAAGGAGTACCAGCCGGTGATGGTCGGCGTCGGTACCGGTGCGGACACCCTGACGAAGGCCGGCTACAAGCCCGCGATCATCGTCGGCGATCCGGAGAACATCAAGACCCCGACGCTGAAATCCGGTGCGCAGCTGGTCCTTCCGGCCGACACCGACGGTCATGCGGCGGGACTCGAGCGCATCCAGGATCTCGGTATCGGTGCGACCACCTTCCCCGCAGCCGGCTCCGCGGAGGACCTCGCCCTGCTGTTGACCGACTATCACGGTGCCGACCTGATCGTCACCGTCGGCTACCCCGGCACTCTCGACGACTTCTTCGACCGTTCGCGTCGCGAGAGCAACCCGTCGATGTTCTTGACCCGGCTCAAGGTCGGTCAGAAGCTCGTCGACGCGAAAGCCGTTGCGACGCTGTATCGCAGCCGTGTCTCCGGTGCTGCGATCGCCTGTGTCGTCCTGGCCGCACTGGTCGCGGTGATCGCGGCGCTGCTGCTGTCGAACACCGGCACCGACGTCACCGATTGGATCGTCACGCAGTGGAATGCCTTGTTCGACTGGGCACGAGAGGTCTGGAACCGATAG
- a CDS encoding copper transporter, with product MISLRQHAISLVAVFLALALGLFLGSGFVGDRVNSMTGTSRDRIGDLEEQRDDLNAKLNAANSFDLAIGPRLIANTLRGQSVLVVTAPNAAEADVDAVKENISGAGARFAGQIALTESLLGDQDAEQLRTIVDQTIPPGAILRAELTDTGSRAGDLLGTLVLSGKSTRPASSADRRTGLAALRDGGFIDYADNAVTPADLLVVVTGDEFNPDSGAQGALVARLAAAASVRGVGGVLVGRTGSANGGSPIAVVRADPSLANAVSTVDNVDQPTGLITTVLALAAEGKGATGSYGTGAGATAVTVGADGKPAA from the coding sequence ATGATTTCGCTACGACAGCATGCGATCTCACTGGTCGCGGTATTCCTGGCATTGGCGCTCGGACTGTTCCTCGGCTCGGGGTTCGTCGGCGATCGCGTGAACTCGATGACCGGCACCAGCCGGGACCGCATCGGTGATCTCGAGGAGCAGCGCGACGACCTGAACGCGAAACTGAACGCGGCCAACAGTTTCGACCTGGCGATCGGGCCGCGGCTCATCGCCAACACCCTCCGCGGCCAGTCGGTTCTCGTGGTGACCGCACCGAACGCGGCCGAGGCCGACGTCGACGCGGTGAAGGAGAACATCTCGGGCGCCGGCGCACGCTTCGCCGGTCAGATCGCGTTGACCGAGTCTCTCCTCGGTGACCAGGACGCCGAGCAGCTGCGCACCATCGTCGACCAGACGATCCCGCCGGGAGCGATCCTGCGCGCCGAGCTGACCGACACGGGCAGCCGGGCCGGTGATCTGCTCGGAACGCTGGTGCTCTCCGGGAAGTCGACCCGCCCCGCGTCGTCCGCGGACCGTCGGACCGGGCTCGCCGCCCTTCGCGACGGCGGGTTCATCGACTACGCGGACAACGCCGTCACGCCCGCCGATCTGCTGGTTGTGGTGACCGGCGACGAGTTCAACCCTGATTCGGGCGCCCAGGGTGCGCTCGTGGCACGCCTGGCCGCTGCGGCGTCTGTCCGTGGCGTGGGCGGGGTGCTCGTCGGTCGGACCGGATCGGCGAACGGTGGCTCACCGATCGCCGTGGTCCGTGCCGATCCGTCGCTGGCCAACGCCGTGTCCACCGTCGACAACGTCGACCAGCCAACCGGTCTGATCACCACCGTCCTGGCGCTCGCCGCCGAGGGCAAGGGGGCGACCGGGTCCTACGGAACCGGCGCCGGGGCCACCGCGGTGACCGTCGGGGCCGACGGCAAGCCGGCCGCCTGA
- a CDS encoding CTP synthase — MRPLRHVHDTKHIFVTGGVASSLGKGLTASSLGQLLTSRGLRVTMQKLDPYLNVDPGTMNPFQHGEVFVTEDGAETDLDVGHYERFLDRNLSQSANVTTGQVYSTVIAKERRGEYLGETVQVIPHITDELKARVLAMGEPDADGEVPDVVITEIGGTVGDIESLPFIEAARQVRHEVGRDNVFFLHVSLVPYLAPSGELKTKPTQHSVAALRNVGIQPDALILRCDRDVPEGLKKKIALMCDVELDGVISTPDAPSIYDIPKVLHNEHLDAYVVRKLGLPFRDVDWTVWGELLHRVHEPRETVRVALVGKYVDLPDAYLSVTEAIRAGGFAWKARTEIKWVPSDDCDTPAGAQAALGDVDAILIPGGFGIRGIEGKVGAISYARRRGIPLLGLCLGLQCVVIEAARSVGLDEASSTEFDPDTPHPVISTMADQADAVAGEADLGGTMRLGAYDAVLKAGSVVAESYGSREVSERHRHRFEVNNAYRDKIADSGLVFSGTSPDGHLVEFVEYPKTVHPFFVATQAHPELKSRPTRPHPLFRSFIEAALKYKAAERLPVDLGDDYESNDAPADTVAAVNDVTVEPVAGIDQTGAEG; from the coding sequence TTGCGACCTTTGCGACACGTTCACGACACCAAGCACATCTTCGTCACTGGTGGCGTCGCTTCTTCACTGGGTAAGGGCCTCACGGCTTCGAGCCTGGGTCAACTTCTCACTTCGCGGGGCCTCCGGGTCACGATGCAGAAGCTCGATCCCTATCTGAACGTCGATCCCGGCACGATGAATCCGTTCCAGCACGGAGAGGTCTTCGTGACCGAGGACGGCGCCGAGACCGACCTCGACGTCGGACATTACGAGCGCTTCCTGGACCGCAACCTCTCGCAGTCGGCGAATGTGACCACGGGACAGGTGTATTCGACGGTCATCGCGAAGGAGCGACGCGGCGAGTACCTCGGTGAGACCGTGCAGGTGATCCCGCACATCACCGACGAGCTCAAGGCCCGCGTGCTGGCCATGGGTGAGCCCGACGCCGACGGCGAGGTCCCGGACGTCGTCATCACCGAGATCGGTGGCACGGTCGGCGACATCGAGTCGCTGCCGTTCATCGAGGCCGCGCGCCAGGTGCGCCACGAGGTGGGCCGCGACAACGTCTTCTTCCTTCATGTCTCGCTAGTCCCGTACCTCGCGCCGTCTGGTGAGTTGAAGACCAAGCCGACCCAGCACTCGGTCGCCGCGCTGCGCAACGTCGGTATCCAGCCCGACGCGCTGATCCTGCGCTGCGACCGCGACGTGCCCGAGGGGCTCAAGAAGAAGATCGCGCTGATGTGCGACGTCGAGCTCGACGGCGTGATCTCCACCCCCGACGCCCCGTCGATCTACGACATCCCCAAGGTGCTGCACAACGAGCACCTCGACGCCTATGTGGTCCGCAAGCTCGGACTGCCGTTCCGCGACGTCGACTGGACGGTCTGGGGCGAGCTGCTCCACCGCGTCCACGAGCCGCGCGAGACGGTGCGCGTCGCCCTGGTCGGCAAGTACGTCGACCTGCCCGACGCCTACCTGTCGGTCACCGAGGCCATCCGGGCCGGCGGTTTCGCCTGGAAGGCGCGTACCGAGATCAAGTGGGTGCCGTCGGATGACTGCGACACCCCGGCGGGTGCGCAGGCCGCCCTCGGCGACGTCGACGCGATCCTGATCCCCGGCGGCTTCGGCATCCGCGGTATCGAGGGCAAGGTCGGCGCCATCTCGTACGCCCGACGCCGGGGCATCCCGCTGCTCGGTCTGTGCCTGGGCCTGCAGTGCGTGGTCATCGAGGCCGCCCGCTCGGTGGGTCTCGACGAGGCCAGCTCGACGGAGTTCGATCCCGACACCCCGCATCCGGTCATCTCGACCATGGCCGACCAGGCCGACGCGGTCGCCGGCGAGGCGGACCTGGGTGGCACGATGCGCCTCGGCGCGTACGACGCAGTCCTGAAGGCGGGTTCGGTCGTGGCTGAGTCGTACGGCTCCCGTGAGGTGTCCGAGCGTCACCGGCACCGCTTCGAGGTCAACAACGCCTACCGCGACAAGATCGCCGATTCGGGTCTGGTGTTCTCGGGCACCTCGCCCGACGGTCACCTCGTCGAGTTCGTCGAGTACCCGAAAACGGTGCATCCGTTCTTCGTCGCCACCCAGGCCCACCCGGAGCTCAAGAGCCGGCCGACGCGCCCGCATCCGCTGTTCCGCTCGTTCATCGAGGCCGCACTGAAATACAAGGCGGCCGAACGGCTTCCGGTGGATCTCGGTGACGACTACGAGTCGAACGACGCGCCGGCCGACACCGTCGCAGCGGTCAACGACGTCACCGTCGAACCGGTCGCCGGGATCGACCAGACCGGCGCCGAGGGCTGA
- a CDS encoding NUDIX domain-containing protein, which translates to MGGHEFDVRSSRTVYDGAIITLRVDEVAMPGGRVAEREVVEHFGAVAILARDGNGRIAMVRQYRHPIGRRLLELPAGLLDQDGEAPLTAAQRELAEEADLAADTWHVLVDLASSPGFSDEALRLYLAEDLHHLDEAERVDEEADMTVEWVSLDDAVAMVLAGEIVNATSVAGILAASAADRTGIVLRDVDARWTDEPTALRDRRRS; encoded by the coding sequence TTGGGCGGCCACGAGTTCGACGTCAGGAGCAGTCGCACCGTCTACGACGGGGCGATCATCACGCTGCGCGTCGACGAGGTGGCGATGCCCGGCGGGCGCGTCGCGGAGCGGGAGGTCGTCGAGCACTTCGGTGCGGTGGCGATCCTCGCCCGCGACGGGAACGGCCGGATCGCCATGGTGCGTCAGTACCGGCATCCGATCGGCCGTCGCCTCCTGGAGTTGCCCGCCGGTCTGCTCGATCAGGACGGTGAGGCGCCGCTGACGGCGGCGCAGCGCGAACTGGCCGAGGAGGCCGACCTGGCGGCCGACACCTGGCACGTCCTGGTCGACCTGGCGTCGTCCCCGGGGTTCTCCGACGAAGCACTCCGGCTGTACCTCGCCGAGGACCTCCATCATCTCGACGAGGCCGAGCGCGTCGACGAGGAAGCCGACATGACGGTGGAGTGGGTGTCCCTCGACGATGCGGTCGCGATGGTGCTGGCCGGGGAGATCGTGAACGCCACGAGCGTCGCGGGCATCCTGGCCGCCTCGGCGGCGGACCGGACGGGCATCGTGTTGCGGGACGTCGACGCGCGGTGGACCGACGAACCGACCGCGCTACGCGATCGCCGGCGCTCGTGA